From Sporosarcina sp. Marseille-Q4943, the proteins below share one genomic window:
- a CDS encoding putative holin-like toxin yields the protein MTIFEALMLVFTFAALIVAILSFNHKK from the coding sequence ATGACAATATTTGAAGCACTAATGCTCGTATTCACATTCGCAGCATTGATTGTAGCTATATTGTCGTTTAACCATAAAAAATAA
- a CDS encoding DUF1456 family protein — MNNNDRLIRLRYALDFSNTEMVDIFKLGGVEVTKEDVILLLTKSTDDETENEIQMKCTNQMLDSFLNGLIIYKRGKQDSKPGQPQGPAITNESVNNILLKKVKIALALTSEDMLEILEDAGITISKGELSAVLRKEGHKNYKPCLDRYARNFLKGLAIKYRA, encoded by the coding sequence ATGAATAATAATGATAGATTAATTCGTTTACGATATGCTTTAGATTTTAGTAATACAGAGATGGTAGACATTTTTAAACTTGGTGGCGTTGAAGTGACGAAAGAAGATGTGATACTGTTGCTTACAAAATCAACTGATGATGAAACGGAAAATGAAATACAAATGAAGTGTACGAATCAAATGTTGGATTCATTTTTAAATGGCCTCATTATCTATAAAAGAGGAAAGCAAGATTCAAAACCAGGCCAACCTCAAGGGCCAGCAATAACGAATGAAAGTGTTAATAATATCCTTCTAAAGAAAGTGAAAATAGCACTCGCTTTAACAAGTGAGGATATGCTTGAAATCTTAGAAGATGCAGGAATCACAATATCAAAAGGCGAATTAAGTGCTGTATTGAGAAAAGAAGGGCACAAGAATTATAAACCGTGCCTGGATCGATACGCTCGGAACTTCTTAAAAGGATTAGCTATAAAATATAGGGCCTAA